Proteins found in one Takifugu rubripes chromosome 17, fTakRub1.2, whole genome shotgun sequence genomic segment:
- the dusp5 gene encoding dual specificity protein phosphatase 5, which translates to MKVSSIDCRRLRKIIRKDCGSCLIVDCRPYFSFTNSSIKGSVNVNLNSVVVRRSRGGPVPLKFVIPDESALFRLREGSISAIVALDDRTSHWQKLKKDSVAQIVINTLSHLVSGANICFLKGGYENFHAQYPELCTEVKAIDHSGNETEKRVNSQTETRCNHKPDYDQGKPVEILPFLYLGSAYHASREDYLRDLHITALLNVSRRDLQPAKGHYNYKWIPVEDSHMADISSHFQEAIDFIDNVKQSGGKVLVHCEAGISRSPTICMAYIMRTQQLRLDAAFDIIKQRRDVVSPNFSFMGQLLQFESEVLCTAPTHTVTPEPATTCAPESASFFANDFTTTFSTKNFEPSVFTLPSSRLQSPVHHHQFKLSPITALP; encoded by the exons ATGAAAGTATCCAGCATCGACTGTCGCCGGCTGAGGAAGATAATCAGGAAAGACTGCGGGAGCTGCCTTATTGTCGACTGCCGACCTTATTTCTCATTCACGAACTCCAGTATCAAAGGTTCGGTCAATGTCAACCTTAATTCGGTGGTGGTCCGGAGGTCCAGGGGAGGGCCCGTGCCCTTAAAGTTTGTCATTCCGGATGAGAGTGCGCTGTTTCGGCTTCGGGAGGGCAGCATATCGGCCATCGTGGCTCTGGATGACCGGACGTCCCACTGgcaaaaactgaaaaaggaCAGTGTAGCACAAATAGTAATAAACACTCTCTCTCATCTGGTGAGCGGGGCAAATATCTGCTTCCTTAAAG GAGGGTACGAGAACTTCCACGCTCAATACCCCGAACTTTGCACCGAGGTGAAAGCCATCGACCACAGCGGAAATGAAACCGAGAAGAGAGTCAACAGCCAGACTGAAACTCGTTGTAACCACAAACCAGATTATGATCAG ggTAAACCTGTAGAGATTCTGCCCTTCCTCTACCTCGGTAGTGCCTACCATGCCTCCAGAGAGGACTATCTCAGAGACCTTCACATTACGGCCTTGCTCAACGTGTCACGCAGGGACCTGCAGCCGGCCAAGGGTCACTACAACTACAAGTGGATCCCCGTGGAGGACAGTCACATGGCTGACATTAGCTCCCACTTCCAGGAGGCCATAGACTTTATCG ATAATGTGAAGCAATCGGGGGGAAAGGTGTTGGTCCACTGCGAGGCAGGCATCTCACGCTCTCCCACAATCTGCATGGCCTACATCATGAGGACGCAGCAGCTGCGGCTAGATGCGGCTTTTGACATCATCAAGCAGCGTCGGGACGTCGTCTCGCCCAACTTCAGTTTCATGGGTCAGCTCCTACAATTTGAGTCGGAGGTCCTCTGCACCGCACCGACGCACACGGTGACACCGGAACCGGCCACGACCTGTGCCCCTGAGTCAGCCTCCTTCTTTGCTAATGACTTTACCACCACGTTCAGCACCAAAAACTTTGAGCCATCAGTGTTCACCCTCCCTAGCTCTCGCCTGCAGTCCCCagtccaccaccaccagttcAAGCTGAGCCCAATAACTGCACTGCCTTAA